A region of the Candidatus Latescibacter sp. genome:
TCCCAGAACTGCTACGAGTTCACTCCGTTTCAGCATGGGGTGGGGAACGACGGATGAAGGTGTGGATCATATCCTGGAGGTTTTGCCGGGAATAGTAAACCGCCTCCGCAGGGTATCGGGCGGGGTAGTCGGAGAGTGTGTGACTACTGATGTATAATTCCGCCGCCGATACATGTTGATAAGAGCGGAGATTGTGGTATCTGACAGGATTTACAAGATTTTGTTGTTGTCTTTTTCTTATCTTGTGAATCCTGTTAATCCTGTCAAAATTTTCAAATCTTTTTCTCTCAATCAAGATGAAGTATAGTTATTCGAAAATACCAATTACATTTTTATACATACATTTAACGGAGGAAATCATGTATACTGAAAAGGTTATGGATCATTTCGAACATCCCCGCAATGTGGGAACCATTGAGAATCCCGACGGTCTCGGGAAACAGGGGAATCCTATATGCGGCGATGTTATGGAGCTTGCCATAAAGGTAAAAAATGATGTTATAGAAGACATCAAGTTTCGGACATTCGGATGCTGCGCCGCAATCGCCACTTCATCCATGGTTACCGAGATGGTGAAAGGGAAAACCATCGAGGAGGCGGAAAAGATAAGCAAGCAGGCTGTGGCGGAGGCGCTGGACGGGCTTCCGCCTGCGAAAATGCACTGTTCCAACCTGGCCGCCGAAGCTCTGCAGGACGCCATACGGGATTACCGCGAAAAGCTCAAGGTCAAAGGTTGATTTCATCCCGGCACACTGGCTTCGACATGCTCAGCCAGCGCAGTTCAGCCAGCGGGCACTGAGCTTGTCGAAGTGCGAGGTGAGGTAGAAAAGATGCAGGTGTTTTCAGGAACAGATCCTTCCGATTACTCTTCGCGGCAGGTCGCGGTAGCGATGAGCGGGGGGGTGGACAGTTCCCTCGCCGCCATACTTCTCAGGGAAGCCGGATTCGAAGTGGTCGGTCTGACCATGGTGCTCTGGGATTATGACCGCTGTGGGGGCGCCCATACCCGGGGATGCTGCGATCTTTCCGCTGTCAACGATGC
Encoded here:
- the nifU gene encoding Fe-S cluster assembly scaffold protein NifU, with product MYTEKVMDHFEHPRNVGTIENPDGLGKQGNPICGDVMELAIKVKNDVIEDIKFRTFGCCAAIATSSMVTEMVKGKTIEEAEKISKQAVAEALDGLPPAKMHCSNLAAEALQDAIRDYREKLKVKG